CTCTTCTTCCGATGAAAGAATCGTGATGTTTTTCAGTTTGAAAGCGCCTTTTATATATGCGGAATCGTAAATTTTTGTATCTTTGATGATGCTTGAATTTTTAATTACACAGTCATTCCCGATAATTCCGTAAGTGTCGAGCTCTCTAGAATTTTCGTTTTCTGTCAGAGCTTTAAACTTGTCTAAAAGTTTTTTATCTTCGCGGTAATGCGACCATAAGTATGCGTCAGCCGGTATCATATCTTCAAAAGGAAGAATTGCGCGCCCGTCGTTTTCGTTCGCAACACCGATCCAAATCCTGTGTTCTTCAGGTTCGCCCTTTTTAAGAATCCCGTTTCCGAATTTTGAATGTTTTGTGCAGCAAAGCTCTTGAATATTGAATATTATGACTCTGTTTCCAATCCTGTAGTTGTCCATATAATAGACATTGCGAATCACACAATCATCGCCTGTAACTACATCGTGAAGGTTTGAACGCCTGATTCCGCATTCAAGTATGAGGTCGTTAAAATGAAGGTTTAATTTTTTCAATTTACCGAGAACAATAAATCCAGAAAAAAATGACATGTGAATTAAAGATGGGTCAAATGCACCTTCTTCGTTGTCGACATAAAAATTGTTCCATGAAGGGTCTGAGTTATGGTTCAGATTTTTCTCGAGAATTTCAATTTCTTTTGCAGTGAGATGACGTTTTCCTTCAAACAGATTTTTCGGAACATTTTTGATTTCATTTTCTGCGAGTTGTTCAACTTTGACCATACTGTTTGACCTGCCTTTTTTGAGTATGTTTTATTTTTTCAAAAGCGATGCAAACGGATTGTAAGTTTCACCGTCATCATCTTGGCTGCTCAAATATTTACTTGCAGTTTCGTCCTGCTCTTTTGAAGTTGAAGGGACAAGTGATATTCTCTTTGAAGCGGAATCTATTTTGTCTACGACTACGCTGATTTCCTGACCGATTTTGTATGTCTTTCTGAGGTTCGTGTTAGATGAGACTCCTTCAAGCTCGCTAATGTGAACAAGCCCATCTATCCCTTTGTCGAGATTGACAAAAAGCCCGAAGTCTGTGATTTTGCTTACTTTTCCTGTAATTTTTGTTCCGACCGGGAATTTTTTTGCGGCGGATTCCCAAGGGTCATCCATCAGAGCTTTGAGGCTTACGCTGACTCTTTCATTTTTCCAGTCTGTCTTTATGACTTTTACTTTAATTTCCTGACCGACTTCGACGATGTCGCCTGCGTTTTCAACTCTGTCAAACGACATTTCGCTTATCGGAAGAAGCGCCTGAAATCCCATTATGTTTACAAAAGCGCCAAATTTTTCAATGCGTTCCACAACGGCATCTACAATCACGCCTTCTTTAATCTGATTGGCAATCTTCCCAAGCTGTTCCGCATACTGGCTTTCACCGATTTTCCTGTTAGACACAAGGATATCTTTTCCATCGTTTTTGTATTCGGTGATGATAAATGTCAAATTGCGTCCGACGTAAGCGGAAGGTTCTTCGCGATTTTTGAATCCCATCTGCGAATAAGGACAGAATGCTCGTGCACTTCCGATTTTTACTTCAAATCCGCCTTTGATTTCTTTTTCAACATGACCTTCTACAGGGATTCCGCCTTTATAAGCGTTTTCAATCATCGTGTTGTCGGCTTTTCCGCCTGCAATTTTAGATGTAAAATGCATTTCACCGTGAATGTCGCCTGTAAAAAAAACTTTTATTTTATCGCCCTCTTTTACTGTAGAGTTTCCGTTCTCGTCTTTAAATTCAGCGGCATCTACGACGCCTTCAGATTTTGCGCTTAAGTCAACAAATACTGTAGAATCTGTCACCGCAACAACAGTAGTTTCAAAAGCATCTCCAATATTAAATCTATTTATCATCTCATTCCTCAAATTTTTTTTTACATGGATTCCTTTACTGGGATTCCGCATCCTGAATGATCTTCTTCCCACGATTGTGCAAGTCTCAAAATCTTTACTTCGTCGAACATTTTTCCTGCAAACTGCATACCTATCGGCATATTGCAGTCTGAAGTGTATCCCGCAGGAACGTTTATTGATGGGATTCGTGCAAGATTTACAAACGTCGTATACAAATCGCTCAAATACATTTCCAACGGACTGTCGACTTTTGAACCGAGTTTGAAAGCTGCCGTAGGGCAAGTAGGGCACAAGATTATGTCGTAATTTTCAAATACAGCTGCAACTTCCCTTTGAATACGAGCGCGCACTGTCATTCCTTTTTTGTACGTATCGCCTGAAAATTGTTCAGATAAAACGTAATTTCCGATTACAATGCGGCGTTTTACTTCCGGACCAAAACCTGCGGAACGCGTGTCGACATAAAGTTCATCATAACCTTTGCCGTTGTCTACTCGCTTTCCATAGCGAATACCGTCAAAGCGGCTCAAATTAGAGGCAGCTTCTGCAAGGGCAATAACATAGTAAGCAGCGATTGAAGCATCAAGAACAGGTAGATCTACTTCTTCCACAGTTGCACCTTTTTTCAAAAACCAATTTCGAGTATCTTCAAAGCACTTTACAACATCAAGAGAACAACCTTCCGTTTTCAGAAACTGCTTTGGAATTGCAATTTTTAGAGATTTGAATTCTTCGTCGGTAAAAGCTTTTAGGTCTTTTAATTTGTCAGCTTCAGGTAAATCAGCTGATGTGTCGTCATAAAAATCGACTCCGCACATAAGAGAAAGAGGCTCTGCAATATCTGCCGGTGTGTGACCGAGAATTCCAACTTGATCTAGAGATGAACCATAAGCGACAATTCCCCAACGGCTCAAAACACCGTAAGTAGGCTTTAGTCCGTAGATTCCACAGTATGATGCAGGAAGACGAACTGAACCGCCTGTCTCTGTTCCAAGCCCGAACAACGCCTGATTTGCAGCGACTGCGGCGGCAGACCCTCCTGAAGAACCGCCTGAAACAAATTCGCGGTTTACAGGGTTTCGTGTAGGACCGTAAGAAGAATACTCGGTGGAAGAACCCATTGCAAATTCATCTTGATTGCATCGTCCAAGCGGAACTGCCCCGGCTTTTTCCAGCCTTTCAATAACAGTCGCATTGTATGGAGCGACATATCCTTCAAGAATTTTAGAAGAACATGTAAGGCGGTGGCCTTTGCAGTTCATATTGTCTTTGAGCGCGAACGGAATACCTTCAAGTGGCTTTTCCGAAAACAGTTTGTCGAGTTCTGTTTTTCCGCCAGCACGTGCAGCAGAAATTTCTTTATCAGCTTGACGAGCATAGTCAACCGCATCATCGTAGATTTCTATAAATGCATTCAACGGAATTGCAGCAGATTTATCTTTATTAAAAGTTGAGACGGCGTCTTGGACAAGCTGTTCACTTGTGATTTTTCCTGATTTCAACGCATCCCTTGTTTCTTTTATCGTATAGTACATTGTGTTTCCTCTTTATCAGGCACCGGCGCCCAATACTTTAGGCACTTGAAAATATCCGTCCATAAAGTTTTCCGAAACTTTTTTAACGTCACTGATCTCTAGCCCTTCAACTACAGTGTCGCCGCGAAGTTTGTCGGCTTCGGTTTTTGGGTATGCATCATACGGATTTTCGCTGTCATCATATTTTGAAAGAATTTCAAAATAACCTAAAATATCATCAACCTGTTTTTTCAAAGTCTGCATATCAGTGCTTTCAGGAGAAAGACGAGACAAGTAAAGCAGATTTTCAAGAGTTTCTGCATCGATTTCTTTGTGTTGTGTTGCCATAGTGGTTCATTATACAATTTTTTAAGAGCGTTGGAAAGTAGAGCAGATTGCCGCACATGCGTTTTCACCGTCCATTGCGCTTGAAACAATTCCGCCAGAATATCCGCTTCCTTCGCCGGCAGGATACAATCCCTTTAATGATGTGCATTCAAAAGTCTTTTTATCGCGTTTAATTCGTACGGGAGTGCTTGTTCTAGTTTCTGCTGCAATCAAAACAGCGTCATCACATATAAAGCCGTGCATATTTTTGTTTATTTCTTTAAAGCCTAGTCGAAGGCGCTCTGTCATATATTTTGGAAGCCATGAGTTGAGGTTTGAAGAGACAACACCGGGAGTGTAACTTGTTTTAGGTAAATCTTCAGATTTTTTGTCGTCAATAAAATCTTTTATTCGCTGTGCCGGAGCTGCCTGCCCGCATCCGTTTTCTTTAGCTTTGCGTTCAATTTCTGTCCTAAACAAAAGCCCCGCAACTTCTGGACATCCACTCCTTTCAGCCTGTTTTTTAAACTCGTCGGGAATATCTTCCGGCCTTATTTCAACAACAATCGCAGCGTTAGACCATTTTGAATTTCTGGAAGCGGCTGACATACCATTCACGACAATCTCATCAGGTCCAGAACTTGAAGGCACTACAAAACCTCCGGGACACATGCAAAAAGAATAAACCCCTCGCCCTTCTACTTGCGCAGTAACTCTGTATTCAGCAGCGCCGAGCCCTTTGTCAGTTTTTCCGTGATACTGAATAGAGTCTATCAGCGCTCTCGGGTGTTCAACTCGAACTCCCATTGCAAATGTTTTTGCTTCAAGTGCAGACGGAGCGGTTTTTGCCACAAGCTGATATATATCTGTAGCTGAATGACCTGTTGCAAGGAGAACAGCATCTGCATAAAAGGTTTTCCGTTCACTATCAATCGTTTCTAAAGCTTCTACCCCGACAACCCTGTCGTTTTCAATCAAAAAATTTGTAACTTTCGTGTCAAAATAAAACTCGCCGCCAAGCTCAATAATTTTTTTGCGAATCTCATTTATCACTTGAGGAAGCCTGTCAGTTCCGATGTGAGGATGTGCGTCTGTCAAAATTTTATTGTCAGCGCCGAAATAGTTTAATATTCTAAGTATTGCCCCGATGTCTCCGCGTTTATTGCTACGAGTGTAGAGCTTTCCATCGGAAAATGTACCTGCTCCGCCTTCCCCAAAACAGTAATTTGAATTTTCGTTGACATATCCTTTTGTGCTGATTTTTGCAATATCTATTTTGCGCTTAAATGTTTCGGAACCGCGCTCGAGGATTACAGGTTTTACACCATTTTCGAGAAGTTTAAGCGCCCCGAAGAGCCCGGCAGGTCCCGCTCCCACAATTATGACAGAATGTTTACCGTCAGCTTTTTTCCAAACCGGCAACGATTTTGCTGTCTCTTCAGGACTCTCTCCGATGTAAACTTTATAGCTCAGATGGAGCTTTAACTGCCCATGTCGAGCATCTATCGATTTTTTTACAAAAACTAAAGAAAAGTCATCTGTTGACAAGTTATTTTTTTTTAATTCTTTAATAACAAGGGACTTATGCAAGCTTAGATTTTTTTCATCTTCCGGTTTTATCGTAATAGAAATCTTCTCAATCATTTCGGACGATTATAATGGGCAAAAAAAAAGCCGTCAATCTGTAACATTTTAGTTAAGATTGACGGCTTATCCCTCACCAATAAACTTCTCTCCGAAAAATAAACTCTCCAAGCAACGCTTTTTATATAATCAACAACGATAATCTAAAATACGAACTTATTAACTTTATTTTACATTTTAATGATAGATTGATTATGTTGTACCGTCAATAAAGTTAGAGCAGGTTTAACCAAAGTTAAAAATAAATAACCGTGGTTATTTTATGTCTCTTTTAAGTTCTGACGGATACTTTTCCCATTTTCTTCAAAACCGTTACAAAACAGATTGTAAAAATTGCTTCAATCGCTCACTTTTTGGATTTTGGAAAATCTCCTGTGGAGTTCCTTCTTCTTCAATATATCCATCGTTCATAAAAAGGACTCTGTCTGCAACTTCTCGGGCAAAACCCATCTCGTGCGTAACAACAGCCATTGTCATTCCATCACGAGCAAGATCTTTCATCACTTCAAGAACTTCTCCGACCATCTCTGGGTCAAGCGCTGATGTAGGTTCATCAAAAAGCATCACATCCGGTTGCATAGCAAGTGAACGGACAATTGCAATCCTCTGTTTCTGTCCGCCAGACAATGTTGAAGGATAAACATTCGCTTTATCGGAAAGCTCAACTCTCTCAAGAAGTTTCATAGCTTCAGCATTTGCCTCTTCTTCACTCTTCAACTTTAAAATTACAGGAGCAAGTGTGATATTTTGCAAAACTGTCAGGTGTGGAAAAAGATTGAAATGCTGAAAGACCATTCCCATCTTCTGGCGGCAAAGGTCAAGGTTCGTCTTTGGAGATGTCAAATCTTTTCCTTCAAAAAAAATCTTTCCTTCGCTTGGAGTTTCAAGACGGTTCAAACATCTCAAAAATGTACTTTTACCAGAGCCTGACGGTCCAATAATTACAATCTTTTCTCCTCGCTCGATATTTAAAGAGACTCCTTTTAATACGTGAAGGTTCCCAAAACTTATTTTAAGATTTTGAACTTCTATCACTTTTTGCCATCCTTTTTTCAAAACTACCAAAGAACTTTGTAAGTCCAACGGTGAGCGCGAGATAAATTACCGCACAAGTCAAAAGAGGAATCCATGCATTGTAAGTTGCATTGCGAATCATATCTCCGGCTTTCGTCATATCCGTCACAGCTATAAAACTTGCGACAGAAGTTTCCTTTATTAAGACGATGAATTCGCTCGTGTAAGTTGGAAGCACCGCTTTTACAGCCTGAGGAAGAACAATCTTAAAAAATGTCTGCCATTGGCTCAAACCAAGCGAACGTCCGGCTTCAGTCTGCCCTGCATCGATCCCCTGAATTCCGGAACGAAAAATCTCCGTACAATAAGCGCCTGAATTAAACCCATAAGCTAAAATTGCAACGAGCAGACGATTTAATCCAAGAGGAGCAAAAATCACAAAGTAGAAAATCATCAACTGTGTTGCGAGAGGAATTCCCCTGAGGACTGTCGTATAAATTTCTGCGATTGCTTTTAAAACCTTGTTTCCAGACACTTTCATCAATGCAAAAGCGAATCCTAAAACCGTTCCGATTAAAACAGCACAAAGTGCGATTAAAAGAGTGTTTCCAAGCCCTTGTAAAATCAGCAAATAGCGTTGCCCGGAAATCATCGTGTCTATAAAAGATTGAATCATGACTTTCCCTTAATAAAACTACAACTAATAAAAATCAGAATTATTAATTTTTTTGTCAGCAATGTTATTTGCGAACAATGATGACTTGCTCAGATTCAAAGTATGTGTCTGAAAAATCCGCATTCTTTTTTCTATCTTCATTTACAGACATTCCTGCAGCGATAAAGTCGATTGTTCCTGCCTGAAGAGCCGGAATCAAGCTGTCGAATGCCATGTCGATAACTTTAAGTTTTGCACCATAAGTCTGTGCTATTTTTTCGCCCATAGATATGTCAAATCCAACGATATCTTTTCCTTCAACGTATTCAAAAGGAGGGAAGGCGGCGTTAGTTCCGAGTTTTAAAACAGATGAACCAGATGTCTCTTCCGAATCGGGAACTACGATTTTTCCGTCAGCCGGCATAAAAGCGTTTATCAGCTTTTCATATTCGCCGTTTGCTTTCATTTCAGAAATCGTCTTGTTTATTGCATCAAGAAGTTTTGTATTTCCTTTTTTTACCGCAATCGCATAAGCTTCTTTGTTTGCTGCAAATTCAGGAGCTTTGATGATTTTAAGCTCGTTGTTGCGTTCTACAATTTTTTTTGCAGGAAGTTCATCGAGGACTACAGCGTCGATTGCACGATTTTTTAAGTCGAGGGCTGCATCCATACCTGTTTTAAATGAATTGAGTTTTACCCCTTCAACATTGTCCTGAACCCAAGATTCTCCTGTAGTTCCTGCCTGAACTCCAATATTCTTTCCTGAGAGGTCGGCAATTGATTTGATCTCAACTTTTGATTTGCTACATCCTACAAAATATAAAGCAGCTGACAAAACTGCACATATAACTGTTATTTTTTTCATATAAATACCTCTTATGCAAAAATATACATTTTTATGCATATTTATTCAATGTTTTTTGCATATTTATGCAATGTTTTTTTATAAATTTGCATAAAAAAAGGCGGCAATCAATAATATTGCCGCCTTTTAAGTTTCTAAAAAAAATTATTTAGTTATAACTTTTTCGATATGCCAAATATCTCTTACATAATCTTCGATTGTGCGGTCA
The DNA window shown above is from Treponema sp. Marseille-Q3903 and carries:
- a CDS encoding 30S ribosomal protein S1 → MINRFNIGDAFETTVVAVTDSTVFVDLSAKSEGVVDAAEFKDENGNSTVKEGDKIKVFFTGDIHGEMHFTSKIAGGKADNTMIENAYKGGIPVEGHVEKEIKGGFEVKIGSARAFCPYSQMGFKNREEPSAYVGRNLTFIITEYKNDGKDILVSNRKIGESQYAEQLGKIANQIKEGVIVDAVVERIEKFGAFVNIMGFQALLPISEMSFDRVENAGDIVEVGQEIKVKVIKTDWKNERVSVSLKALMDDPWESAAKKFPVGTKITGKVSKITDFGLFVNLDKGIDGLVHISELEGVSSNTNLRKTYKIGQEISVVVDKIDSASKRISLVPSTSKEQDETASKYLSSQDDDGETYNPFASLLKK
- the gatA gene encoding Asp-tRNA(Asn)/Glu-tRNA(Gln) amidotransferase subunit GatA encodes the protein MYYTIKETRDALKSGKITSEQLVQDAVSTFNKDKSAAIPLNAFIEIYDDAVDYARQADKEISAARAGGKTELDKLFSEKPLEGIPFALKDNMNCKGHRLTCSSKILEGYVAPYNATVIERLEKAGAVPLGRCNQDEFAMGSSTEYSSYGPTRNPVNREFVSGGSSGGSAAAVAANQALFGLGTETGGSVRLPASYCGIYGLKPTYGVLSRWGIVAYGSSLDQVGILGHTPADIAEPLSLMCGVDFYDDTSADLPEADKLKDLKAFTDEEFKSLKIAIPKQFLKTEGCSLDVVKCFEDTRNWFLKKGATVEEVDLPVLDASIAAYYVIALAEAASNLSRFDGIRYGKRVDNGKGYDELYVDTRSAGFGPEVKRRIVIGNYVLSEQFSGDTYKKGMTVRARIQREVAAVFENYDIILCPTCPTAAFKLGSKVDSPLEMYLSDLYTTFVNLARIPSINVPAGYTSDCNMPIGMQFAGKMFDEVKILRLAQSWEEDHSGCGIPVKESM
- the gatC gene encoding Asp-tRNA(Asn)/Glu-tRNA(Gln) amidotransferase subunit GatC, producing the protein MATQHKEIDAETLENLLYLSRLSPESTDMQTLKKQVDDILGYFEILSKYDDSENPYDAYPKTEADKLRGDTVVEGLEISDVKKVSENFMDGYFQVPKVLGAGA
- a CDS encoding NAD(P)/FAD-dependent oxidoreductase, with the translated sequence MIEKISITIKPEDEKNLSLHKSLVIKELKKNNLSTDDFSLVFVKKSIDARHGQLKLHLSYKVYIGESPEETAKSLPVWKKADGKHSVIIVGAGPAGLFGALKLLENGVKPVILERGSETFKRKIDIAKISTKGYVNENSNYCFGEGGAGTFSDGKLYTRSNKRGDIGAILRILNYFGADNKILTDAHPHIGTDRLPQVINEIRKKIIELGGEFYFDTKVTNFLIENDRVVGVEALETIDSERKTFYADAVLLATGHSATDIYQLVAKTAPSALEAKTFAMGVRVEHPRALIDSIQYHGKTDKGLGAAEYRVTAQVEGRGVYSFCMCPGGFVVPSSSGPDEIVVNGMSAASRNSKWSNAAIVVEIRPEDIPDEFKKQAERSGCPEVAGLLFRTEIERKAKENGCGQAAPAQRIKDFIDDKKSEDLPKTSYTPGVVSSNLNSWLPKYMTERLRLGFKEINKNMHGFICDDAVLIAAETRTSTPVRIKRDKKTFECTSLKGLYPAGEGSGYSGGIVSSAMDGENACAAICSTFQRS
- a CDS encoding amino acid ABC transporter ATP-binding protein — protein: MIEVQNLKISFGNLHVLKGVSLNIERGEKIVIIGPSGSGKSTFLRCLNRLETPSEGKIFFEGKDLTSPKTNLDLCRQKMGMVFQHFNLFPHLTVLQNITLAPVILKLKSEEEANAEAMKLLERVELSDKANVYPSTLSGGQKQRIAIVRSLAMQPDVMLFDEPTSALDPEMVGEVLEVMKDLARDGMTMAVVTHEMGFAREVADRVLFMNDGYIEEEGTPQEIFQNPKSERLKQFLQSVL
- a CDS encoding amino acid ABC transporter permease, giving the protein MIQSFIDTMISGQRYLLILQGLGNTLLIALCAVLIGTVLGFAFALMKVSGNKVLKAIAEIYTTVLRGIPLATQLMIFYFVIFAPLGLNRLLVAILAYGFNSGAYCTEIFRSGIQGIDAGQTEAGRSLGLSQWQTFFKIVLPQAVKAVLPTYTSEFIVLIKETSVASFIAVTDMTKAGDMIRNATYNAWIPLLTCAVIYLALTVGLTKFFGSFEKRMAKSDRSSKS
- a CDS encoding transporter substrate-binding domain-containing protein; amino-acid sequence: MKKITVICAVLSAALYFVGCSKSKVEIKSIADLSGKNIGVQAGTTGESWVQDNVEGVKLNSFKTGMDAALDLKNRAIDAVVLDELPAKKIVERNNELKIIKAPEFAANKEAYAIAVKKGNTKLLDAINKTISEMKANGEYEKLINAFMPADGKIVVPDSEETSGSSVLKLGTNAAFPPFEYVEGKDIVGFDISMGEKIAQTYGAKLKVIDMAFDSLIPALQAGTIDFIAAGMSVNEDRKKNADFSDTYFESEQVIIVRK